One genomic window of Verrucomicrobiia bacterium includes the following:
- a CDS encoding family 16 glycoside hydrolase — MFIKTCQAVLLAIWLSGLNLDSHASSFFSNPPKPDSRGFLPLFNGRNLDGWVNVNCAPETWSVTNGLIHCTGNPIGALRTERQYENFILELEWRHLKSGGNAGIFIWSSPISAPGVPFLRAVEVQVLDHGYGNTENYTTHGDVFPIHGSTMEPFGKHRGMRSFPSEQRSNPSPEWNKYRIVATNGVIRLSVNGKEVSGGSNCNWRKGYIGLESEGSRVDFRNIRIQELPSTGATPEQSAPEETDWTALYNGVDLRGWKSSNLAEWQSNDWQLFLIPDEQKKASLSTTKSYRDFELSVDFKTPAKLPTSGTIGGLTLDDQTIVSFGDSEAPMSIGLDKLKPKAWNRVRLVRDFERFSVYLNGQFIGKTTVATKRSAEVGLANAGQPLEFANIYIRPLR, encoded by the coding sequence ATGTTCATCAAAACCTGCCAGGCGGTCCTGCTCGCTATATGGTTGTCGGGCCTGAACCTCGACAGTCATGCGTCCTCGTTTTTCTCCAACCCGCCCAAGCCGGACTCACGCGGCTTTCTGCCCTTGTTCAACGGCAGAAACCTCGATGGCTGGGTGAATGTGAACTGCGCACCGGAGACATGGTCTGTCACCAATGGCCTGATTCATTGCACGGGTAATCCCATCGGCGCACTACGCACCGAGCGGCAGTATGAGAACTTCATCCTCGAACTCGAATGGCGTCACCTGAAGTCCGGCGGTAATGCGGGCATCTTCATCTGGTCCTCGCCCATCAGCGCACCCGGCGTTCCTTTCCTCCGAGCCGTCGAAGTCCAAGTCCTCGATCACGGCTACGGCAACACCGAGAACTACACCACTCACGGCGATGTCTTCCCGATCCACGGCTCCACCATGGAACCTTTTGGGAAGCATCGCGGCATGCGCAGCTTTCCTTCTGAGCAACGGTCGAATCCCTCGCCTGAATGGAACAAATATCGTATCGTCGCCACGAACGGCGTCATCCGTCTCAGTGTGAACGGCAAGGAAGTCTCCGGCGGCAGCAATTGCAACTGGCGCAAAGGCTACATCGGTCTCGAATCCGAAGGCTCCCGCGTGGACTTTCGCAATATCCGTATCCAAGAACTACCCTCCACCGGTGCCACGCCGGAACAAAGCGCTCCTGAAGAAACCGACTGGACCGCTCTCTACAACGGTGTAGATCTTCGCGGCTGGAAATCCTCTAACCTCGCCGAGTGGCAATCTAATGATTGGCAACTGTTCTTGATCCCTGATGAGCAGAAGAAAGCGTCTCTCTCCACCACGAAATCCTATCGCGACTTCGAGCTGTCCGTAGATTTTAAAACCCCTGCGAAATTACCGACTAGCGGCACCATCGGTGGACTTACCTTGGATGATCAAACCATCGTCAGCTTCGGCGATAGCGAAGCCCCCATGAGCATCGGCCTAGATAAGCTCAAACCAAAAGCATGGAATCGCGTACGCTTGGTCCGCGACTTCGAAAGATTTTCCGTTTACCTGAACGGCCAATTCATCGGCAAAACTACCGTCGCCACCAAACGCAGCGCCGAAGTAGGTCTGGCCAACGCAGGCCAACCCTTGGAATTCGCCAACATCTACATCCGCCCCCTGCGCTAA
- a CDS encoding metal-dependent hydrolase, with product MDPVTHTVLGASFGYALFQQRLGKRAAVVGALAGATPDIDVLIKSATDPLLAVELHRHFTHALPFAPIGALIVASLWFLRPAQRQDWKPLWLCALVAYVSHCLLDAATSYGTLLLWPFTRQRYGWDWISIIDLLFTVPLLVLLIIGVVRQKARFVQTGLVWGAAYMLLGVWQHQKALDAQAQLALQRGHGMEKREAMPTMANNTVWRSLYLAKGQLYSDRIRVGWFSGATVKEGTHLPLVTVKELTEAESTRDGKAKAFERFTWFSEGWVARSPVDATVLGDMRYSLSTEAFDPIWGIQYTAADEAIAVKWVNRSRDRKIDRQKFWAEIAGKAEGYEKISERGK from the coding sequence ATGGACCCGGTGACACATACAGTTTTGGGAGCAAGCTTTGGTTATGCGCTATTCCAACAACGATTGGGGAAGCGCGCTGCTGTGGTTGGGGCATTGGCCGGGGCGACGCCGGATATTGATGTGCTCATCAAGAGTGCGACGGATCCATTGCTGGCGGTGGAGTTGCACCGGCATTTCACGCATGCGTTGCCGTTTGCGCCGATCGGGGCCTTGATCGTGGCTTCATTGTGGTTTTTGCGACCTGCGCAGAGGCAAGATTGGAAGCCGCTTTGGCTTTGTGCGCTGGTGGCGTATGTGAGCCATTGCTTGCTGGATGCGGCGACAAGTTATGGGACATTGTTACTGTGGCCGTTCACACGGCAGCGGTATGGGTGGGATTGGATCTCGATCATTGATCTGCTGTTCACTGTGCCGTTGCTGGTATTGCTGATCATCGGGGTGGTGAGGCAGAAGGCGAGGTTTGTGCAGACGGGTTTGGTTTGGGGGGCGGCGTATATGTTGCTGGGAGTTTGGCAGCATCAGAAAGCTTTGGATGCACAGGCGCAACTGGCTCTGCAACGCGGGCATGGGATGGAGAAACGGGAGGCGATGCCGACGATGGCAAACAACACGGTGTGGCGTTCGTTGTATCTGGCGAAGGGACAACTTTATAGTGATCGTATCCGGGTGGGATGGTTTTCCGGGGCGACGGTGAAGGAGGGGACACATCTGCCGTTGGTAACGGTGAAGGAGTTGACGGAAGCAGAATCGACGCGGGATGGGAAGGCAAAGGCGTTTGAACGATTCACCTGGTTCTCTGAGGGATGGGTGGCGAGGTCGCCGGTGGATGCGACGGTGTTAGGGGATATGCGATATTCGCTGAGCACGGAGGCGTTTGACCCGATCTGGGGGATTCAATATACGGCGGCGGATGAGGCAATCGCGGTTAAGTGGGTGAACCGGTCGCGGGATCGGAAGATTGATCGGCAGAAGTTTTGGGCGGAGATTGCGGGGAAGGCGGAGGGGTATGAAAAGATTTCGGAACGGGGGAAATAG
- a CDS encoding DNA topoisomerase IV subunit A: MAPKKNAEEGQPELPIDGKAAEAAKSNGAAVNGNSNGETHVQAEQVEVPVHKPFVPSNKELAIHKRVDQGFLDYASYVIRDRAIPNLADGLKPVQRRIMWALYEKDTGKFIKVANIVGHAMQYHPHGDASISDAIVVLANKRYLIEGQGNYGNIYTGDVAAASRYIECRLTDLAKNEIFNNDLTEFVPSYDGTNKEPVTLPCRLPLLLMLGTEGIAVGLSSRILPHNFIELLKAQICILKGESFKCLPDFQTGGLMDAREYADGKGSIKVRAKIKEKDESTVVIKEIAPTTTTESLMASIEDAVKKGKLKVKSVNDFTSEDVEIEIKAPPGVSAEKLIDALYAFTQCEVSISSRIIVIKNNRPVELTVTEVLKENTAQLMELYKRELELKERNLQEDMHFRTLERIFIEERIYKKIEQCKTNEAVIAAVYEGFKPFTKELVREIRNEDVERLLQVRIRRISLFDINKHREEIEKVKAELKDIQKHLKNLTKYVIGRIEALIEKYGPIYPRLTKSSRYDEVEAKDVAFKAFKVSYDRESGYVGYKVSGDEFKTECTKFDKLLLVFKDGHYKVVELQEKLFVGPDVTYCAIPDRDKVFTLVYTNREATYIKRFTFGGIIMNRDYSCIPEKSKILFFTEGTPAQMFIRYKPAPHQKVNQQTCNPNEVEVKGVKTLGRQMTIKDIAAINSKPPRNWEEGETTTVLKFL; encoded by the coding sequence ATGGCACCGAAAAAGAACGCTGAAGAAGGACAACCGGAATTGCCGATTGACGGAAAGGCCGCTGAGGCGGCGAAGTCGAATGGCGCAGCCGTTAATGGCAACAGCAATGGGGAGACGCATGTACAGGCTGAACAGGTCGAGGTGCCGGTGCATAAGCCGTTTGTGCCGTCGAACAAGGAGCTGGCGATCCACAAGCGCGTGGACCAAGGCTTCTTGGATTATGCCTCATACGTTATCCGGGATCGAGCGATTCCCAACTTGGCGGATGGTTTGAAGCCGGTGCAGCGCCGCATCATGTGGGCGTTGTATGAGAAGGATACGGGCAAATTCATCAAGGTGGCGAACATCGTGGGTCACGCGATGCAGTATCATCCGCATGGTGATGCATCCATCAGTGATGCAATCGTGGTGCTGGCGAACAAGCGCTATTTGATCGAAGGGCAGGGGAATTACGGCAACATCTACACAGGCGATGTGGCGGCGGCTTCGCGTTATATCGAGTGTCGTCTGACGGATCTCGCCAAGAACGAGATCTTCAACAATGACCTGACGGAGTTTGTGCCGAGCTATGATGGCACGAACAAGGAGCCGGTGACGTTGCCTTGCCGGTTGCCGTTGTTGCTGATGCTGGGCACGGAAGGTATCGCGGTCGGCCTGTCTTCCCGTATTCTGCCGCATAACTTCATCGAGTTGCTGAAGGCGCAGATCTGCATTTTAAAGGGTGAATCATTCAAATGCTTGCCGGATTTCCAGACGGGCGGTTTGATGGATGCGCGCGAGTATGCGGACGGCAAGGGCAGTATCAAGGTGCGCGCGAAGATCAAGGAGAAGGACGAGTCCACGGTGGTGATCAAAGAGATCGCACCGACCACGACGACGGAGTCCCTGATGGCGTCCATCGAGGACGCGGTTAAGAAGGGCAAGCTGAAGGTCAAGAGCGTGAACGATTTCACGTCTGAGGACGTAGAGATCGAGATCAAAGCGCCGCCGGGTGTGAGTGCAGAGAAGCTGATCGATGCGCTGTACGCCTTCACGCAGTGTGAGGTGTCCATTAGCAGCCGCATCATCGTCATCAAGAACAACCGCCCCGTGGAACTCACGGTCACGGAGGTCTTGAAGGAGAACACGGCGCAGCTCATGGAGCTCTACAAGCGCGAGCTAGAGCTGAAAGAGCGCAATCTCCAAGAGGACATGCATTTCCGCACATTGGAGCGCATCTTCATCGAGGAACGCATCTACAAGAAAATCGAGCAGTGCAAGACGAACGAAGCGGTCATAGCGGCAGTGTATGAGGGCTTCAAACCGTTCACCAAGGAATTGGTGCGTGAGATCCGCAATGAAGACGTCGAGCGCTTGCTGCAAGTGCGCATCCGCCGCATCTCGCTCTTCGACATCAACAAGCATCGCGAAGAGATCGAGAAGGTCAAAGCGGAGTTGAAGGATATCCAGAAGCATCTCAAGAACCTTACGAAGTATGTTATCGGACGCATTGAAGCGTTGATCGAGAAATATGGACCGATCTACCCACGCCTGACGAAATCCAGTCGCTACGACGAGGTGGAAGCGAAGGATGTGGCGTTCAAGGCGTTCAAGGTTTCCTACGATCGCGAGTCAGGTTACGTGGGCTACAAAGTCTCGGGCGATGAGTTCAAGACCGAGTGCACGAAGTTCGACAAGCTGTTGCTGGTCTTCAAGGATGGACATTACAAAGTCGTGGAGCTGCAGGAAAAATTATTCGTGGGACCGGATGTGACGTATTGCGCAATACCAGATCGCGACAAGGTATTCACGCTGGTGTATACGAATCGCGAGGCGACATACATCAAGCGCTTCACATTCGGCGGCATCATCATGAACCGCGACTACTCGTGCATCCCGGAGAAGTCTAAGATCCTGTTCTTCACAGAGGGCACGCCAGCGCAGATGTTCATCCGTTACAAGCCCGCGCCGCATCAGAAGGTGAACCAGCAGACGTGCAATCCTAACGAAGTGGAAGTGAAGGGTGTAAAGACGTTGGGCCGTCAGATGACGATCAAGGACATCGCAGCCATCAACAGCAAGCCGCCGCGGAATTGGGAAGAAGGCGAGACAACGACAGTTCTGAAGTTTTTATAA
- a CDS encoding acyltransferase yields MKSSPDHIDFLDIFRGVAVFAVFLFHCLNSSFGDNLPWDGIIRDYRYSDTLLFLLPFTYGKMAVALFFVISGFCIHLSFQKNHADGFKPFFIRRFWRIYPPYLMALLFFAFVLPVSRISYSGTGWLDFFVHVLSLQNFFETDFYAINPSFWSIAVEVQLYLLYPVLLVLIKRLGWTRALCLLALIEGSIRVITGITQTWSQPLPRWFTDMPLAYWFSWTLGAWLADAYINRQEPSLAKLPLWPWLILMIVSYQVKPLEPLTFLFAALTTFVIFSRLLSGSIKLPISSSFAVVHLRQAGLWSYSIYLLHQPFLMMIPWLKARYITGVAVHPLVTFAACLLLWPAVVLLANLFYRYVEVPSINFGKGFLKSASGK; encoded by the coding sequence GTGAAATCATCGCCAGACCATATTGATTTTCTCGACATCTTCCGTGGTGTTGCCGTTTTCGCCGTCTTTCTTTTTCACTGCCTGAATTCATCGTTCGGTGACAACTTGCCTTGGGATGGAATCATTCGTGATTACAGATACTCTGACACTCTGTTGTTTTTACTTCCATTTACTTATGGGAAAATGGCTGTGGCGCTTTTCTTCGTCATCAGCGGTTTTTGCATCCATCTGAGTTTTCAAAAGAATCATGCAGACGGTTTTAAGCCGTTTTTCATCCGTCGCTTCTGGCGCATCTATCCCCCCTATTTGATGGCTTTGCTTTTCTTTGCTTTTGTCCTGCCTGTTTCGCGCATCTCCTATTCCGGCACCGGTTGGTTGGATTTTTTTGTGCATGTGCTCTCACTGCAGAATTTCTTCGAAACAGATTTCTATGCAATCAATCCTTCGTTCTGGAGCATTGCCGTCGAGGTCCAGCTCTACTTGCTGTATCCTGTGCTGTTGGTATTGATAAAACGCTTGGGGTGGACACGAGCGCTATGCCTGCTTGCTTTGATAGAAGGCTCCATACGCGTAATCACCGGGATCACTCAAACCTGGTCACAACCCCTGCCTCGTTGGTTCACTGACATGCCGCTGGCCTATTGGTTTAGTTGGACTTTGGGGGCATGGCTTGCCGATGCCTATATAAATCGTCAAGAACCCTCGCTCGCTAAGCTGCCCCTTTGGCCTTGGCTTATTTTGATGATCGTCAGCTATCAAGTGAAGCCTTTGGAGCCTTTAACCTTCCTTTTCGCAGCATTAACGACGTTTGTCATCTTTAGTCGCCTTTTGAGCGGTTCCATCAAGCTGCCGATTTCTTCCAGTTTTGCCGTCGTACATCTGCGCCAGGCCGGCTTGTGGAGTTACAGCATATATCTGCTGCATCAGCCATTTTTGATGATGATTCCGTGGCTGAAAGCCCGTTATATCACCGGTGTCGCAGTTCATCCGCTAGTCACTTTTGCCGCCTGCTTGTTATTGTGGCCTGCCGTGGTTTTACTGGCGAATCTGTTTTATCGTTATGTGGAAGTGCCCAGTATCAATTTCGGGAAAGGATTTTTGAAGTCAGCATCTGGAAAATAA
- a CDS encoding sulfite oxidase — translation MQQTFRDSFEETAGPSISADLNRRHFLKTGGLAALAAALGAPIPFADKLASGLIPEALAQQATATPITEIPGKRGLRILGDRPLNAETPPTLLDADITPIEHHFIRNNGHVPERAEKKDLTGWNLTIDGEVNKPLQLTLDQLKKNYKNYTRALVLECAGNGRAGFNPPTSGNQWTLGGVGCSEYTGVLLKDVLKDAGLKSSAVYIGYYGEDPHLSRLPNKNAISRGVPIVKALDENTMLVWNMNGEPLPALHGWPLRLMCPGWPASTSGKWLKRIWVRDREHDGEKMTGMSYRMPKYPVAPGTEVPPQDMAILEELPVKSLITNVASGMETQVNKPLALRGHAWSGSGDVTAMHVSYDFGATWIKCEIKKPRNKFAWQRWTAEVKLPKKGYYELWARATDHIGKMQPMLVPGWNPEGYANNAMHRIAIKAV, via the coding sequence ATGCAACAAACGTTTCGCGACTCATTTGAAGAAACCGCCGGGCCATCCATAAGCGCCGATTTGAACCGGCGGCATTTCCTGAAAACTGGCGGTCTGGCCGCCTTGGCTGCCGCTTTGGGCGCGCCGATTCCGTTTGCTGATAAACTCGCCTCCGGCCTGATTCCGGAGGCCTTGGCCCAACAAGCTACCGCAACTCCCATCACAGAAATACCTGGTAAACGCGGCTTACGCATCCTCGGTGATCGCCCCCTGAACGCCGAGACACCCCCTACTCTGCTTGATGCTGATATCACGCCTATCGAACACCATTTCATTCGCAACAACGGCCATGTTCCCGAACGCGCTGAGAAAAAAGACCTCACGGGCTGGAATCTCACCATCGATGGCGAAGTGAACAAGCCTCTCCAACTCACACTCGATCAGCTCAAAAAGAACTACAAAAATTACACCCGCGCACTTGTCCTCGAATGCGCTGGCAATGGTCGTGCTGGATTCAATCCGCCTACAAGCGGCAATCAATGGACTCTCGGGGGCGTCGGATGTTCTGAATATACTGGCGTATTGCTGAAGGATGTTCTCAAAGATGCAGGTTTGAAATCCTCCGCCGTTTACATCGGTTACTATGGCGAAGACCCGCACCTCAGCCGCTTGCCGAACAAGAATGCGATCTCTCGCGGTGTGCCTATCGTCAAGGCGCTGGATGAAAACACCATGCTCGTCTGGAATATGAATGGCGAACCCCTGCCCGCCTTACACGGCTGGCCGCTACGTCTCATGTGCCCTGGTTGGCCTGCCTCGACATCAGGCAAATGGCTCAAGCGCATCTGGGTGCGTGACCGTGAACACGATGGCGAGAAGATGACCGGCATGTCCTACCGCATGCCAAAATATCCCGTCGCCCCCGGCACTGAAGTGCCACCGCAAGACATGGCGATTCTCGAGGAATTGCCCGTGAAATCACTCATCACAAATGTCGCCTCTGGCATGGAAACCCAAGTGAACAAGCCGCTCGCATTGCGTGGTCACGCATGGAGCGGCTCCGGCGACGTCACCGCCATGCACGTCAGCTATGATTTCGGTGCCACCTGGATCAAGTGCGAGATCAAAAAGCCTCGCAACAAATTCGCCTGGCAACGATGGACCGCCGAAGTCAAGTTGCCGAAAAAGGGCTACTATGAATTATGGGCTCGCGCCACCGATCACATTGGCAAGATGCAACCGATGCTTGTGCCGGGTTGGAACCCGGAAGGCTACGCGAATAACGCCATGCACCGCATCGCCATCAAAGCCGTATGA